One Brassica napus cultivar Da-Ae chromosome A5, Da-Ae, whole genome shotgun sequence DNA window includes the following coding sequences:
- the LOC106451695 gene encoding uncharacterized protein LOC106451695 produces the protein MAMSHLFLSSPRPSLAPRLHSPTQLYSNMSKDLKGANEAKASKRFLCRSIHMESDHSGDSERLTFDTLLRKTKDVWNDSPQPVKDFPWNRAFENFVQLVLDLAISVVKFLFVPVLAVSSVSEMSYCAHERKLALVPFPLVIGIVVGGILQGTALNISPRLKEAEVPWHLIAMMMFFTLIKLPGPYYPYWGRLFVPHFANGVLFRALWSMFFWYKKTRNTSATPHSSETK, from the exons ATGGCCATGTCTCATctcttcctttcttctcctcGACCTTCATTGGCTCCGCGACTCCACTCACCGACCCAG TTGTACTCTAACATGAGTAAAGATTTAAAGGGTGCAAATGAAGCTAAAGCATCAAAGAGATTCCTCTGCCGCTCGATTCATATGGAATCTGATCATTCAGGGGACTCAGAGAGGCTTACTTTCGATACCCTTTTGAGAAAAACAaaagatgtttggaatgatTCTCCACAGCCGGTCAAGGACTTCCCTTGGAACAGAGCGTTCGAGAACTTCGTGCAGCTGGTTCTTGATCTCGCCATATCAGTCGTTAAGTTCTTGTTTGTTCCCGTGTTGGCGGTTTCTTCTGTTAGTGAGATGTCTTATTGTGCACATGAGAGGAAGCTTGCTTTAGTCCCTTTCCCTTTAGTTATTGGTATTGTTGTTGGAGGCATTCTGCAAGGGACCGCTTTGAACATCTCTCCTCGTCTTAAG gaAGCGGAAGTACCGTGGCATTTGATAGCTATGATGATGTTCTTCACTCTGATTAAGCTTCCTGGACCGTACTATCCGTACTGGGGGCGTTTGTTTGTTCCGCATTTTGCCAATGGAGTATTGTTTAGAGCACTTTGGTCCATGTTCTTTTGGTATAAGAAGACTAGAAACACATCAGCAACTCCTCACAGTTCGGAAACAAAATGA